TGCATTTACTGTATGAGTGGCACCCAAAGTCTTAGCTTTCTGCAGTTTATCATTCTGAATATCCACAGCAATAACTAGAGAGGCGCCAAATGCTTTTGCTATCTGCAAACAACTGAAGCAAAAATCTTGTCATTACTACGTCAGTTTTTCTTTTTGGCCAATATACAATTCCTTGATATAAAAAATTTACCAGTATAGAATTAAAAACAAATGACTAAGATTCAGAGTTAGGAGTCCAGATTTTGGACAATAACCTTTACCCACAATTGTTTggggttgcagaaattgaggacAAACAAGGAAACACGTTTAAGGTCATTTAGACAAGCAATTACAAAATTTGGAAATGTCTTCATGAGAACATGTGATTTAATGAGAAAGGAAGACAGCAGAAGTCATTCCTGGAAACGATAAAAGAAAAGACCATGTTTTCACTGAGCTCACTGAGGATATTGTCATAAACAGGAAACAGTGGCACAATATGATAGAGAACTGAGCATGGTGAGAAAAGGCCTAGTTCGTGGTTCTCATTAGTTATTCTAACATCATACCAAGAGGGGATGTTAAACTTCAGCAGAATTCACAGGGTAGATTCATTGGCACAACCCTAAAAATCAATAACGAACCctgaaacaaacaaataaattaaatccAATTCAAAGCCCAGCACAAACAATGCATATAACACAAAGGTGAAGATATGAAAAACTAAAATATTTTGGCcttatcaattttgaaaattatatgGCATACGGTTCTTACTGAGTAATGGTTTTGTTAGGTGTAAGACATTTTACATGACGGATACTTCGCGATTCCAAGACTAGAAACTCTAATAAGATTAGAGTCATATTCAAAGCTATTTCATGCTACTGATCATAACTTTCCGAATCCACCTTTTTCCTGTTTTCTTCAAATTTCAGCAACAGAATCACAATATCCTAATCCCAGCTCAAGTTTCTCATGCCTTAAATTGTTACCCATCATAAAACCTTAAAACCATTTAGCTTTTGCACAAAATCTTTTCTGTTTTGGCCGTCTACATTAGTATAACATCATTCATAGATCTTAATATTTGGAGGCTGCTGTTAGTTGTCACCTTTAATCTTTAACGTTTCCGGGACTTAGTTGTCAATCCAGCTATAATAAATTTTTTCTGATATCAACTAATACGGATTAAAAATACATTTTCGGCAATTAAGACTTGAAATGGCAAGTTTTCCCAATGAACTAACAATTTCTTGGCAGTTCTATGCTATTGCATCCTCTCCCTCCCTTGCTGCTCCCAGCTAAACAGTTCACTGCCCACCGTAACCAGGAAAGAAAAAGAGACAGAAAAGATAAATTGGAGCAGAACGGATGTCCATTCCATGTTAAGAGATGTTCATACACAGTACACCCTACCTCAGCGATGTGCAAAACTAACATATTAGAAGCACTGTCCAAAAACCTTAACCAAATATTAATTATTAGAGTAAATAACCTTTGGTCCAAAATCCCCTTGTTGCACGAGATTAGAAAGCCATTATTTGACCCAATTTCTCATTTTATTTCCCTGTGAAGGACTTCTGAAAATAGATGGTAGGAGTACCTAATTTGCTTTTTGTGCAAAAACACTTTATTTGTGAGATAGGTCCAAAATACAAATAGTAAAGAATCACATTTAGTGAGAAATGGCTTCCAAGTTAACTAGGTAAACTTCACTTGCAACATAGATTCAAAAGACATACAGTACAAATATAATTGCCAATAATCAAGATACGATAATATTATTTCCAAGTTGGCAATAGAAGAAGCCAACAGAATACTCTAAGGTTTTCTGGTGATATGCCAGTTCAGGTGTTCAGCTAATTTCTTTAAAGATTGGATTAAGTTCGGTTTCTCATCCATgaatttttaacataattaaaaatCTCTCGTTGTTTTGTGCTAAGCTTCTTGTGAACTGGAAATAGCTTTAACAAccattttattcctgtacaaCTTAATATATAAGTTAGCCTGAAATCCATATGCATGGTGTGCATCTATCTTTATCCTCTAACAGTTATGCTATCATTTATGCTTTCTTAGGACTCCTAGGTGCCTTTTACACCTTGTATATTGAAGACAAACACACTGACTTTTTCAAAATGACTAGTCAAACCAATTATCTTGTTTCAAAATCAGCTTAATATATAAGTACCTTGAACCAACACCTCCGACTCCAATCACAGCAATGGAATCCCCAGGGCAGACCTCAGCCGCATGTCTCATGGCACCATATGCAGTAAATACAGCACATCCTAAAATTGCAGACTCAGTGTATGGCAATGATTTTGGCAAAATAGCTAAACCATGTGCTGGAATGACACAGTATTCAGCAAGGCCtcccatgctatacatgtatacCGGTTTTCCTACACAAATAGCATAACTTCAGTTATTCAACAATGATGTCAATAGTATGCAGATAAAGTTACAGCAAAAGAGCAAACTGATGCGTAAGATGGTTGACACGCTGCAGTTAAAAGGCATTCAAGAATCAAGAAGCACATAGACAAAATTCCGGATAACCATGCTTTCATTGAGAGAAAATGTAGCAGGGTCATCATAATATaggaaaattaataataaaagtacCACTGTTGCGGAGGAAAAGCCGTGTTTCCCCATCATAAAGGGTCCCCTTCGCTCGATTATAGGCAAAGAAGTCTTCACATAAATCATCATGGCCCTATCTCCCAAAAAGGAAATGATAAAAAGATTGTAGTTGTCGTgataattgaattgaaatgcaaGCATAGCATCTCAAAGCAGGGTACCTTAGAACAGAAGAAACAGTTACCACAAGGCATGATAAACGCTCCCACCACTTGAGATCCAATTGGAAATCTGAGAACAACCAAAATGAAAATTATAAAGTCCATGCGGCCGCCAATCTCTATCTCCACCAAAAACAATTGTGACAGGCATAACTTAATGAGAATGTGCAAAGAACATGAATGAATGCAAGAAAAAGAAGTGATCTCATTCTATACACAGTAGAAGTAAAGAATGTAATTAAAACCTTTCGATGATTTTGCGATCGGTAAGTGGCCCATGTTCAACGATTTCCCCCGTTACCTCGTGCCCGATAACACAAGGACTAGAAAATGGTATTTCGCCTTTTATAACATGAAGATCAGAGTGGCATACTCCACAGGCTGTAACAAAAGAACCCAATGGAGTTGACCCATTTCAAATCTTGGTGTTTCCTttcacaagaaaaagaaaagaaaaaaagaaaaatacccTTGGTTTTAATAAGAACTTCTCCAGCTTTTGGACGAGGCATATGAAATTCTTCAATAGTGAGGGGGGTGTCAGGTTCCCAGAAGACGGTCCCTCGCATATATCCACCAGAGCTGACATGATAAGCAGCCGAAGATGATGGTAGGCTCCTCTCCGCCTTGTCGATGTTGTTAGCAACGAGATTCGAAAACCAACGAGAGGACAATAAGATGGTAGTATTGGTGGGTTTAGAGGAAAGCAGGTTCCTGGAGATGGCAATCCGACTTAAAATTGATGGAAAACCCATTATTATTCTTGTGATCTAGTGGTGGAAGTTGACAATCGGCGAGCGGAGCAGTGGAATGGAGTGGGACAGTGGATGGGACTTCTTAGTTTTGACTTAGTACCATCCTAAGGTCTTAGCTGAGTTTCATCCGCCACGTCACCATTTTTGGGATAATTATCCTCGTCATCACGTGTTTTTTACGTGAAAGAAAAACCTACCCAAaaaagtggtactataataattGAGATACCAGTATTCCTACCACTATAGTTGTTCAAATCTTTTTAATTATGCAATAGTATTCAaacttattattttttatttatggaTTGGAGAGAGATTAAGAATATTTTTAGTTATTATGTTAAAAGAATaagtataattaaaataaaatatatatttttgatttacaattttatctatttttatttaattgatataatattatagtttttttgagaaaatagattttattttcatatggtataatttatataatgtataaaatgtaatatttgttatattgttttttttaaatgaatCATGTTCCGATTTTGACATTAAAGCTAATTTTATAACTTAGAACAAGACCTTCAAACTTATCCAATGACTTGGTATTAATTCAACTAATTGGtttgataaatatattttattgaatAGAATATCACAATCCAATCATTATCCTTGTTAGTATTTTCCTGTAAAATTTTTAACTTGATATGTTAATTAAACTGCATTCATATGACGTAGTATAtgaataatagaaaataaatatattaaattgacAAAATTTGATGGAAATTACTAACAATTATAATGATTGAATTaggttttaaaatgaaaaaaaataaaattgaatttataACGATAGGAGTAAGGGCCTGTTCTACATTGCTTAAAAAGTGTACTTCTGGCTCCAAAAACACTTTTAGAAGAAAAGCGGTGCTAAACAAGCTATTTCTTCTGAAAAtgagaagttaaaatttttaacttttcctctcccaaaagcacttttagtgcttaattactttttcacctCTAATAACATAGtacttcccttttttttcttggtggttaattacaaatgtgttaaaattattaattaaaaataaaaaatattttttaaaatactaattataaatatttaatggttatatttaaatatttaaaatatagtttatatattctaattaaattttctaaataattaatattaattgcttaaaatatttaaaatttatatttcatatattaaaatataaataacaagttataatcattttttatattcttactaaaatataataatattaactaatttaaatattatttaaatatatatttgttacttgataataacatgtctaaaatggatattttatttctcaaaagtacttttttaCAGCAATGCTAAAtactcaaattttaaactaaacttttcaaaagcacttctcaaaagcacttttcaaaagcattgccaAACTAGCCCTAAATCTCAAACTTTATAGAAATACAAGAATAATAGCATGTTTTTAACCTAGTAAATAGGATGAAAACTTACAAACGATAATGAATCTTATTTGACTTGGTGTTAAGGTTACAATAACTTTCGGTAAAAAGACTTCTTTGGTCTTTTTCAATTTTGATATTGAGCAAATTTGTCTCTTTCAAAAAAGTCATAGCAATATAATCCATGTTAATTTCAAAAGTGAGTAACTAAGCATAATTAATCGCAATATTAATGTTTTTGTAAATTCTacatatttttattgatataataacaaACTTAACCCTCAAGGTTTACAAATTCTGTCAATTTGGtcttgatttaacaaatttaacctgTCATATTTATGCATTAGGCCAAGTTAGTCTTGATTCAATAGATTTACATAGAATATACAAATATCAAACTAAATATGTTATTATGCCAATCAAAATTTGTATAATTGATGAAAAAATTAACAATGTGTTTAATTTTCACTTCTGAAACTGGcaagaattaaattgtataaatttaaaaaaaaatcaatttgctGAATATGAAATTGAAAGGAATTGTAGAGGTATTTTTAAGGAATTTTTCCAAATAGATATAGGTTAAAAGGATCCAGCGTAGTAaaaatgaacagtaaattcaaaattttaagttggataataaaaaaaataagttgGATTAGCGGCCTAcattaaaagaagaaaaaggttTTGTAGCTGCATTCCATAGATAAAATTGACTTTTTTTAATTAACTCTTTTTTATACGTTTATCATATGCAAGTTTTACTTctaatatacatgaaat
The Gossypium arboreum isolate Shixiya-1 chromosome 10, ASM2569848v2, whole genome shotgun sequence genome window above contains:
- the LOC108469972 gene encoding uncharacterized protein LOC108469972, whose amino-acid sequence is MGFPSILSRIAISRNLLSSKPTNTTILLSSRWFSNLVANNIDKAERSLPSSSAAYHVSSGGYMRGTVFWEPDTPLTIEEFHMPRPKAGEVLIKTKACGVCHSDLHVIKGEIPFSSPCVIGHEVTGEIVEHGPLTDRKIIERFPIGSQVVGAFIMPCGNCFFCSKGHDDLCEDFFAYNRAKGTLYDGETRLFLRNSGKPVYMYSMGGLAEYCVIPAHGLAILPKSLPYTESAILGCAVFTAYGAMRHAAEVCPGDSIAVIGVGGVGSSCLQIAKAFGASLVIAVDIQNDKLQKAKTLGATHTVNAIEEDAIERIKEITGGPGVDIAVEALGKPQTFLQCLQSVRDGGKAVMIGLSKAGAIGEVDINRLVRRKIRVIGSYGARARQDLPKLVKLAETGIFNLNNAVSRKYKFEEGNKAFQDLNQGRIVSRGVIEIM